The genomic DNA TTCACCAACTCTCACTTGCCTACGGCCCCCTCCTCCGCCTCCAGCTCGGGAGAATCACCACTCTCGTCGTCTCCTCCCCCGCCATCGCCCGCGACGTCCTcaagaccaacgacctctcaCTCTGCTCCCGCCCCGATATCGCAACCTGGCGCCGTTACTCCTACGGCAGCCTCGAAGTCGCTCTCTCCCCCTACTCCCCCCGCTGGGTCAGTGCGCGCCGGCTCTTGCTCACCCACTTCCTCTCCCCGCGCCCGGTCCGAGGCCTCTCCGCCGCGAGGGAGGAGGAGGTACGGACCCTGATGAACACCGTGGCCGCTGCCGCCGCGTCCGGCCACACGGTCGACCTCAGCAAGAGTCTGATGAGTTTGGTGAGCTGCATTGTATGCCGGGCCGTGTTTGGGAAGAGGTTCGCGCCGGCGGGGGAATCCTCGATGAGCGAGATCGGGGGCGTGTTATGTCTGACGGCGGAGATCTTGGGGGGGTTCGTCGCTGGGGACTACTTCCCGTGGGCGCGCCGCTGGCTCAACGCCGTCACGGGAGTGCATGGAAGGCTTGAGAGGAGCTTCAAGGAGTGGGACGACTTGTTCGAAAGGGAAATTAAAGAGCGGGAACGCGCCGGCACCGGCAGTAGTGAGGACGGCACCTATGCCAGTGTTCTGATGCGCTTACTCAAAGAGGAACAGAGTAACAAGGAAGGCGGCCTCACGAGGGACGCCGTGAAAGCTTTTCTCTGGGTAAAAACCACGTACTGTCCAAATTGGCGAATTACGGAATCCTATATAAAACTTTGATTTAGAGATTCGTGTTGATCTAAAAGGATTAATTTCCTCTCAATTAATCAATCCCCATCTTTATCAGGACTTGATGTTCGGCGGAACGGACACAACGGTTACGACATTGCAATGGGCCATGGCGGAGCTAGTGAGGACTCCTCGAGTGCTCGCTAGAGCCCAGGAGGAAGTCCGCCGAGTGGCAGCCGGAAAAAGCTACGTCGACGAGGAGGACCTCCCGAGGCTCAGCTACCTGCAGGCCATCGTCAAGGAGATCCTCCGACTCCACCCGGCCGCCCCCCTGATGCTGCCCCACGAGTGCCAGCAGAGTTGCAAGGTCGCTGGCTACGACGTTCCCGCCGGCACTAGAATCTACATCAACGCGTGGAGCATCGGGCGAGATGCGAACCTATGGGATAAACCCGACGAGTTCCGGCCGGAGCGGTTTGAGGGCAGCTCCGTCAACTACCAGGGGCAGTGCTTCGAGCTGGTGCCGTTCGGCAGCGGCCGGAGGATCTGTCCCGGGATCTTGATGGCAGAGTGGGTTATCTGGCTTACACTGGCCAATCTCTTACACGGCTTCGACTGGGCATTGCCTGCGGGAGTGAGAAGGGAGGATCTGGACATGAGCGAGGTGTTTGGGCTCGTCGTTAGCAAGAAGGAGCCGCTCGTGCTGATGGCAACTCCGGCGAAGTTACTTTAATTGCATTATGGCGGAGGGGAATGCTGATGGCAACTCTGGCGAAGTTACTTTAGTTGTATTATGGCAGAGGGGAATGCTGATGGCAACTCCGGCAAAGTTACTTTAATTGTATTATGGCACAGGGGAAGGAGCCGCCTCtggtttaaataaaaataaactttattaaacttaatattaatataatttttttacagGAGCCCTAAATCTTAgttaaataactttaaaaaataagaaaatatcacAAAaggaatagaaaaataaaaaataaaaataactaatattaaaaaaaatataaactaactttacgaaaataaaattaatcctTTTCAAAAGAGATAAGATctcaattaagttttaaaaagaaaagaaattctaaaaatttaaaataaataaaagaaaaatcaaaagatcagATCTAGAATGTTGATGACTTAGTTAGCCGATTCCGTCTCCTCTAGACTTTGAATCGAATGTAACTATGTTAGAAGGTTACAAACTAATTATTTTCCTTGTAAGTAGCTTTGATCGTCCTTCTTCAATATCCAGAAGGGAGGTTGGTAGTCGCATTTTCTTTTCGTAACAACTTGAAGGTTAATATACCCACGTTAGATGATATAAGATGATTATATCCCTAGATGCTCTTGCATCAGACGCCCCAGGTTGAAAAGTAGTCCTTTAGTTTAAAACAACGTCTTCAACATCcatagtgttaggatgtatactaaaagcctaattttttataaacatttattttgaaataagaattacattggtcaaatgtctacatttatgttaaatgtagttgtccatttaatttatattgcaatctacttttttattactgttatttttGGTAGAAATATTAGACAGACACAGGTGTTCCACAAAAACATGATG from Zingiber officinale cultivar Zhangliang chromosome 4A, Zo_v1.1, whole genome shotgun sequence includes the following:
- the LOC121973602 gene encoding cytochrome P450 71A1-like; translated protein: MFGGTDTTVTTLQWAMAELVRTPRVLARAQEEVRRVAAGKSYVDEEDLPRLSYLQAIVKEILRLHPAAPLMLPHECQQSCKVAGYDVPAGTRIYINAWSIGRDANLWDKPDEFRPERFEGSSVNYQGQCFELVPFGSGRRICPGILMAEWVIWLTLANLLHGFDWALPAGVRREDLDMSEVFGLVVSKKEPLVLMATPAKLL
- the LOC121972712 gene encoding cytochrome P450 71B34-like: MPAVPSAAQEESPRNLQFHAHATSTFFTTLLLISFTLLLLFYLRRRRQKVNKETSSLRLPPNPPGLPIIGNLYQIGDLPHRSLHQLSLAYGPLLRLQLGRITTLVVSSPAIARDVLKTNDLSLCSRPDIATWRRYSYGSLEVALSPYSPRWVSARRLLLTHFLSPRPVRGLSAAREEEVRTLMNTVAAAAASGHTVDLSKSLMSLVSCIVCRAVFGKRFAPAGESSMSEIGGVLCLTAEILGGFVAGDYFPWARRWLNAVTGVHGRLERSFKEWDDLFEREIKERERAGTGSSEDGTYASVLMRLLKEEQSNKEGGLTRDAVKAFLWVKTTYCPNWRITESYIKL